A genomic region of Catalinimonas niigatensis contains the following coding sequences:
- a CDS encoding thiolase family protein, whose protein sequence is MNAYIVGGYRTAIGKSKKGGFRFTRPDDLAVEVIKHLTASVEGLQPEMVDDIIVGNAVPEAEQGMQMGRLISLMALGRDVPGMIINRYCGSGVEAINIASARIHAGMADCIIAGGTESMSLVPMMGHKTALNFKIASEHPEYYTSMGLTAEEVAKDYSISREDMDEFAYQSHMKAINAIKEGRFSKEIVPITVSETYVGEDGRHHRREFVVDTDEGPRVDTNMEALAKLKPAFRMGGSVTAGNSSQTSDGAAFVLVMSEKMVKQFNLTPHARMVSYSVAGVDPRIMGIGPIRAIPKALERAGLKLNDIDQIELNEAFAAQSLAIVREMDIDPEKLNVNGGAIALGHPLGCTGAKLTIQLINEMRRRKQKYGMVTACVGGGQGVAGIFEFLN, encoded by the coding sequence ATGAATGCATACATTGTAGGAGGATATCGTACTGCAATAGGCAAATCGAAAAAAGGAGGGTTTCGTTTTACCCGCCCTGATGATTTGGCAGTAGAAGTTATCAAACACCTTACTGCTAGCGTAGAAGGTTTGCAACCTGAAATGGTAGATGATATCATTGTGGGTAATGCTGTTCCAGAAGCTGAACAAGGCATGCAAATGGGTCGCCTGATCTCACTTATGGCATTGGGCCGTGATGTTCCTGGTATGATTATCAACCGCTATTGTGGCTCTGGTGTTGAAGCTATCAACATTGCATCGGCACGAATCCACGCGGGTATGGCTGATTGTATCATCGCTGGAGGTACAGAATCAATGTCTTTGGTGCCGATGATGGGCCATAAGACTGCTCTTAATTTCAAGATTGCTTCAGAACACCCCGAATATTATACCAGCATGGGCCTTACCGCTGAAGAAGTAGCGAAAGACTATAGTATCTCTCGCGAGGACATGGATGAGTTTGCTTATCAGTCTCATATGAAGGCCATCAATGCCATCAAAGAAGGCCGCTTTAGTAAGGAGATTGTGCCCATTACTGTCTCTGAGACCTATGTAGGAGAAGATGGTAGACACCATAGAAGAGAGTTTGTAGTTGATACTGATGAAGGCCCTCGTGTCGACACCAACATGGAAGCCCTTGCCAAACTTAAGCCAGCATTCCGGATGGGTGGAAGTGTAACTGCTGGTAATTCTTCTCAAACTTCTGATGGAGCTGCTTTTGTGCTAGTCATGTCAGAAAAAATGGTGAAACAGTTTAATTTAACGCCTCACGCTCGTATGGTGAGTTATTCAGTAGCTGGGGTTGATCCGCGAATTATGGGCATTGGTCCGATTCGTGCCATTCCAAAAGCATTGGAACGTGCAGGTTTAAAACTTAATGACATTGATCAGATTGAGTTAAATGAGGCTTTTGCTGCTCAATCTCTGGCCATCGTGCGTGAAATGGATATTGATCCGGAAAAGTTAAATGTAAATGGTGGTGCTATTGCATTAGGACATCCACTAGGTTGTACAGGAGCAAAGCTGACTATACAATTGATCAATGAGATGCGCCGTAGAAAGCAGAAGTATGGTATGGTAACTGCCTGCGTAGGTGGGGGTCAGGGAGTAGCAGGGATCTTTGAGTTTCTTAACTGA
- a CDS encoding peptidoglycan DD-metalloendopeptidase family protein: MKSNISPTKLVALIVPVVAVMAIYQLFNIHPEYSDTKAIAQEIDSLQNDPVEEVVPQEPQILFGLNVDTLQIVEATVEPNQFLSQILTQYNISLGLIDRLAKASREVFDVRKIRADRNYTILCSNDSLNTARYFIYEPSRTDYVIYELSDSIRISTGQHAVDTVTKTFAGVIDYSIYQTLSDVDAPTELVNELSDVYAWQIDLFKVQKGDKFKMIYEEIQIKGERVGVGRIKAAQFERGEEEFYAFYYNQGGAEDYFDEKGSSLKKAFLKAPLKYSRISSRFSTSRLHPVLKVSRPHHGTDYAAPRGTPVRAVGDGVITKANYSGGAGNFVKIKHNSTYTTGYMHLSKYGEGIRVGKRVKQGDIIGYVGNTGLSTGPHLCYRFWKNGQPVNPLKVEMPSSEPITDEHRATYEAHMKVLMEQLYEVPYPERQFILASAKTSLKVVNVDERLL; the protein is encoded by the coding sequence TTGAAAAGTAACATTAGTCCAACCAAACTAGTCGCTTTAATAGTGCCTGTAGTGGCAGTAATGGCCATTTATCAGCTATTCAATATTCATCCAGAATATTCAGATACTAAAGCAATAGCGCAGGAAATAGACTCACTCCAAAATGATCCTGTTGAAGAAGTAGTGCCTCAGGAACCGCAAATTTTGTTTGGCCTTAATGTAGATACCTTACAAATTGTAGAAGCTACAGTTGAACCCAATCAATTTTTATCGCAAATCTTAACGCAGTACAATATTTCGCTGGGACTGATTGATAGACTTGCTAAAGCTTCTCGTGAGGTTTTTGATGTGAGAAAAATAAGAGCAGATAGAAATTATACGATACTTTGCAGTAACGATTCCCTTAATACCGCTCGTTATTTTATATATGAGCCTTCTCGGACAGATTATGTTATTTACGAACTGTCAGATTCAATCCGTATCTCTACAGGGCAACATGCGGTAGATACAGTAACTAAGACGTTTGCAGGTGTCATAGACTACTCTATATATCAAACTTTAAGTGATGTAGACGCCCCTACAGAATTAGTAAATGAACTGTCTGATGTGTATGCCTGGCAAATCGACCTTTTTAAGGTGCAAAAAGGTGATAAGTTCAAAATGATTTACGAAGAAATCCAAATCAAAGGAGAGCGGGTTGGAGTAGGAAGAATTAAAGCTGCACAATTTGAAAGAGGTGAGGAAGAATTCTATGCTTTTTATTATAATCAGGGAGGGGCAGAAGATTACTTTGACGAGAAAGGGAGTAGTTTAAAGAAAGCCTTTCTTAAGGCTCCTCTCAAATATTCACGTATAAGTTCCAGGTTTTCTACCAGTCGTTTGCATCCAGTATTGAAAGTGTCAAGACCACACCATGGTACAGACTATGCTGCTCCCAGAGGAACGCCGGTAAGAGCAGTAGGCGATGGAGTAATTACTAAAGCTAATTACAGTGGTGGGGCTGGTAACTTCGTAAAAATCAAACATAATAGTACTTATACCACTGGCTACATGCATCTCTCTAAATATGGAGAAGGAATCAGAGTAGGAAAACGTGTGAAACAAGGAGACATTATTGGCTATGTAGGTAATACAGGATTGTCTACCGGACCCCATTTATGTTATAGATTTTGGAAAAATGGTCAGCCTGTAAATCCTCTTAAAGTAGAGATGCCTTCTTCGGAACCTATTACGGACGAACACCGCGCGACATATGAAGCTCATATGAAGGTGTTAATGGAACAGTTGTATGAAGTTCCATATCCGGAAAGGCAATTTATTTTGGCTAGTGCCAAGACAAGTCTCAAAGTAGTTAATGTAGACGAAAGATTGTTATAA